The Armatimonadota bacterium DNA window CATCGAGGCAATTTTACCTATAGGGCAAGGAGCGAGAGGGATCTCACGATGGATCGACACTCATTAGCAATCAGAATAGCCCGTACCCCCAGCCTGGGCATGATGCCGACCGTTACAATCCAAATATTGAAACTGGCCGACAACCCAAGGGTCAGCGCCAAACAGCTGGCCTCCGTGATGGAACGAGAGCCGAATCTGGCCGCCAAGCTCCTTCGCGCGGCCAACAGTACCTATTACGGCACCGGCGCAAAGGTCAACACGCTCTCTCAGGCTATCACCATGCTGGGCATCAATACCGCGCGTTCGCTGGCCGTGGCACAAGCTTATCAACAGGCGACATCGGGCAAGCCCGGAGCGGCTCTGTTCGACAGAAACGTCTTTTGGCAGCACTGTTTGGCCACCGCGACCGCGGCGCGCGTATTGGCCAGACTGAAGAGGCTGCACGACCCGGAACTCGCCTTTATAGCCGGGATGCTGCACGATAGCGGACGCATGGCGCTCGACCGATTCATGCCGTTCGAACTCGACCGCGCTATTCAACTCTCGATCGAGACCAACATCCCCCTGATCGAAGCCGAGCAAGAGGTCATGCAGTTCGATCATACCGATGTCGGCGTGATGCTGGCCGAACAATGGGGGCTGCCCGACCAGTTGAAAGAGGCGATCGAGTTCCACCATCAAGAAGTCGCCTATGAAGAAAACCCGTTA harbors:
- a CDS encoding HDOD domain-containing protein → MDRHSLAIRIARTPSLGMMPTVTIQILKLADNPRVSAKQLASVMEREPNLAAKLLRAANSTYYGTGAKVNTLSQAITMLGINTARSLAVAQAYQQATSGKPGAALFDRNVFWQHCLATATAARVLARLKRLHDPELAFIAGMLHDSGRMALDRFMPFELDRAIQLSIETNIPLIEAEQEVMQFDHTDVGVMLAEQWGLPDQLKEAIEFHHQEVAYEENPLACLIRAGNVIAHQLGFALGMPNAYGEDDPIFEALELPSEQIEPLARAVETDVLRTMDLYAAA